From the genome of Bufo gargarizans isolate SCDJY-AF-19 unplaced genomic scaffold, ASM1485885v1 original_scaffold_1788_pilon, whole genome shotgun sequence, one region includes:
- the P2RY6 gene encoding P2Y purinoceptor 6, giving the protein MDNVTSVPIGNNSCTFHEEFKQILLPVVYSVVLVFGLPLNFIVILQVCLSRKVLTRTAIYTLNLAVADFLYVCSLPLLIYNYVQHDYWPFGDFTCRFVRFQFYTNLHGSIMFLTCMSFQRYMGICHPLSVWHKKRGKKFTWVVCGIVWFIVIVQCIPTFLFASTGTQRNRTVCYDLSTPALSSRYFPYGITLTFTGFLIPFIAILVCYCAMTKILFHKNDLADVATRRKKDKAIRMIIIVVMVFAISFFPFHLTKTIYLVVRSKTGVPCLVLQTFAIVYKCTRPFASMNSVLDPILFYFTQQKFRQSTKVLVKRFTSKWKGETTNTQQ; this is encoded by the coding sequence ATGGACAACGTTACGTCAGTTCCGATCGGGAACAATTCATGTACTTTCCATGAAGAATTTAAGCAAATCCTCCTACCTGTGGTCTACTCCGTGGTTTTGGTCTTTGGTCTACCACTCAATTTTATTGTGATCCTTCAAGTGTGTCTTTCAAGAAAGGTGCTCACCCGTACGGCCATCTACACCCTCAATCTAGCGGTAGCTGATTTCCTATATGTGTGCTCCCTCCCTCTTCTCATATATAATTATGTTCAGCATGACTATTGGCCATTTGGGGACTTCACTTGCCGTTTTGTCCGGTTCCAATTCTACACCAACCTCCATGGAAGTATCATGTTCCTCACCTGCATGAGCTTCCAGAGATATATGGGCATCTGCCACCCCTTATCTGTGTGGCACAAGAAGAGAGGCAAAAAGTTCACATGGGTGGTCTGTGGGATAGTCTGGTTTATTGTCATTGTCCAATGTATACCCACCTTCCTCTTTGCATCTACAGGAACCCAGAGGAATCGGACCGTCTGCTATGACTTGAGCACTCCAGCCTTATCCTCCCGGTATTTCCCATATGGCataacattgactttcactggCTTCTTGATTCCTTTCATTGCCATTTTAGTTTGTTATTGTGCCATGACCAAAATCCTCTTCCATAAGAATGACCTTGCCGATGTGGCAACACGTCGAAAGAAGGACAAAGCCATCCGTATGATCATCATCGTGGTCATGGTGTTTGCCATAAGCTTCTTTCCTTTCCATCTCACCAAAACCATCTATTTGGTTGTACGTTCCAAGACAGGGGTTCCATGTTTAGTGCTGCAAACTTTTGCCATTGTGTATAAATGTACAAGGCCCTTCGCCAGCATGAACAGCGTCCTCGACCCCATCTTGTTCTATTTTACCCAGCAGAAATTTAGGCAGAGCACCAAAGTATTGGTAAAGAGGTTCACCAGCAAATGGAAGGGTGAAACAACCAATACTCAACAATGA